A single Phragmites australis chromosome 4, lpPhrAust1.1, whole genome shotgun sequence DNA region contains:
- the LOC133915940 gene encoding PI-PLC X domain-containing protein At5g67130-like, with protein MGGTFTAAPALVAPLFVLLGLLGAAIANVGDSCSTGADCGAGQWCFNCEPELSGSHCVRSAATNTFQFINNSLPFNKYAYLTTHNSYAIVGEPSHTGIPRITFDNQEDTVTDQLNNGVRALMLDTYDFKGDVWLCHSSGGKCNDFTAFELALDTFKEIEAFLSANPSEIVTIILEDYVHTPNGLTNVFNASGLLKYWFPVSKMPQNGQDWPLISDMVASNQRLLVFTSISSKQRTEGIAYQWNFMVENNYGDDGMDAGKCSNRAESAPLNDKTKSLVLTNYFPSVPVKLTACLQHSQSLIDMVNTCYGAAGNRWANFLAIDYYKRSDGGGVFQAMDLLNGRLLCGCQDVKACSQGSGAVCSS; from the exons ATGGGCGGCACCTTTACAGCGGCGCCCGCCCTTGTGGCGCCGCTCTTCGTCTTGCTTGGCCTCTTGGGAGCGGCAATTGCCAAT GTGGGCGACTCCTGCTCGACGGGCGCGGACTGCGGCGCGGGGCAGTGGTGCTTCAACTGTGAGCCGGAGCTCTCCGGCTCCCACTGCGTCCGCTCCGCCGCCACCAACACCTTCCAGTTCATT AACAACTCCTTGCCATTCAACAAGTATGCCTACCTGACGACGCACAATTCCTACGCAATAGTCGGGGAGCCTTCGCACACCGGAATCCCACGCATCACCTTTGACAACCAGGAGGATACAGTCACTGATCAATTAAAT AATGGTGTTCGCGCGCTGATGCTCGACACATATGACTTCAAAGGAGATGTATGGTTATGCCATTCAAGTGGAGGAAAGTGCAATGATTTCACTGCATTT GAACTGGCACTGGACACATTCAAGGAAATTGAGGCATTTCTTTCAGCCAATCCATCTGAAATCGTCACTATAATCCTGGAAGACTATGTTCACACGCCGAATGGACTAACAAATGTGTTCAACGCCTCTGGCCTGTTGAAGTACTGGTTCCCAGTGTCAAAAATGCCACAGAATGGTCAGGACTGGCCTCTTATCAGCGACATGGTTGCAAGCAACCAACGCCTCCTGGTGTTCACCTCCATCAGCTCAAAGCAGAGGACTGAAGGAATTGCTTACCAGTGGAACTTCATGGTTGAGAACAATT ATGGTGATGATGGAATGGATGCCGGGAAGTGCTCGAACCGTGCTGAATCTGCGCCTCTCAACGACAAGACCAAATCGCTGGTCCTCACGAACTACTTCCCATCGGTCCCTGTGAAGCTGACAGCGTGTCTGCAGCATTCCCAGAGTCTTATTGATATGGTGAATACATGCTATGGTGCAGCGGGGAATCGATGGGCTAATTTTCTCGCTATCGATTACTACAAG AGAAGCGATGGAGGTGGCGTGTTCCAGGCCATGGACTTGCTCAACGGTAGGCTGTTGTGCGGGTGTCAGGACGTCAAGGCATGCTCG caagGTTCTGGTGCAGTATGCTCTTCATGA